From the Cyanobium sp. M30B3 genome, the window CGGCCTTGTTCTGCAGGGCGGCAGCGCGGATCTTGCCCTTCACGAAGGCCTGGTTGAGGTAGCCGATGGCACCGGGGGTGTTCTGGATCACGCCGGCCACGCCCTCGTTGCCCTTGCCGCCCACGCCCACGGGCCACTTCACCGCCTTGCCTTCACCCACCCGGCTCTTCCACTCGGGTGAGAAGGCGCTCAGGGAGTTGGTGAAGGCGAAGGTGGTGCCGGAGCCGTCGGAGCGGTGGGCCACCGTGATCCGGCCCTTGCCGCACTTGAGCTGCTCCCAGGTGGTGATCTTGCCGAGGAAGATATCCACGGCCTGCTTCTGGGTGAGCTGCAGGCGGGGGCAGTCGGCCTTGTTGTAGGCGATGGCGATGGTGCCGCCCACGGCGGGGAACTGGATCACGCCGCGGCTCACCTTGGCGGCTTCAGCGCGCTTGATCGGTTCGTCGCTGGCGCCGAAGTCAACGCTACCGGCCACGAACTGGCGCACGCCGGCGCCGGAGCCCACCGACTGATAGTTGACGCGCACCTTGCTGGCGATGCCGGCAAAGGCTCGTTGGTAGAAGGGGGCCGGGAAGGAGGCGCCGGCGCCGCTGATGGTGGCCTGGGCCAGCACGGGGGCGATCAGGCCGGCACCGGCCAGGGAAATGCCAGAGATGATCAGGGCCTTCTTGGGGAAGGTCATGGATGGTCCATTGGGGATCTTTATGGATTTAGCAAGCGATAACTGGGGCAGTCGTTATGCCTGCATTAAGAGCTGGTCAAGATTGACTTTGAATGTTCAATTGCGCACAAAAAAGCCCCCTGTATGCAGGGGGCTGATGGTTGTGTGAGTGAGTGAATTCCCGGGTCTGGATCAGAACTTGAAAGTGGTCTGGATCACGCCGCCCCAGGTGCCGAAACCGCTGTTGTTGCGGTAGTCGCTGGCGTAGAAGAACGCCGGGGTGATCGAGATGTTGTCGGTGGCCTGGTACTTGTAGAACACTTCCAGCAGCCAGCTCTCGCTGTCGTTGCCGCTGTTGAAGGGCGGCATACCGAAGGCCACGCCGGCGTTGTTGCCTTCCATGAACACGTCGCTCCACTGCAGGCCCACCATCCACGACTGGGAGTCGCGGAAGCCGCCGTCGCCACCGTTGTAGCCGTAGCCGGCGCTGATCGAGGGCGCCCAGCCGGCGTCGATCGGCGACCAGTAGCCGGCGATGGACACGCTGTTGGTGTTCTGGCCGTCACCCAGTTTGCCGGGGCTGAAGTTGGGCACACGGATGGCGGAACCCTCGGAGCCGTAGCGGTAGGCCACGGCGGCACCCCAGCTGCTGCCGCGGATACCCAGCTGGGCCAGGGCGTTGATGCCGCTGTCGGAGTTGAAGGCACCAACAGTGGAATCGTCGTAGCCACTGCTGGCCACGTAGTTGGCGTCAAAGGTGATGTAGGGGTTGCCCTTCTCCACCTGCTGGCGCCAGCTCAGGCCCACACCGGCGCCGGTGGCCTTGTTGTAGGTGCCGGAGGCTCCAGCGAGCTGGAAGAAGTCGAGAATGCTCGACTTGTAGGCAGTGGGAACGAAAGAGATCATCTCCGTGTTACGCACCAGGGCGCCCACGGTGAGATTGAAGCCCTTCGAAACCGGGAAGCGGTAGAAGAGGCGATCGATGATCACGCTGTCATCGGTGCCTTCAGCCTTGTCCAGCTTGAAGATCTGGCTGCTGCTGCCAAAGGGCAGGGAGCTGAAGTTGCCGGCGCGCAGACGGGTGCGCAGCAGGTCCTTGCCGCTGAAGCTGGTGTCGAAGCTCAGGCGGGCGTCGTAGTTGAAGGTGGTGCGATTGGGGTCGGCCGGACGGCTGCCGTCGCTGTTGCGCAGGGGGCTGTTGAAGTCGGGGCTGCCGCCGAGGATGAAGCTCACCTCACCGCGCAGCTTGGTGGTGGTGGAGAACTGCTGGGCCTCCAGGGTCTCGACCTTGCCCTCGAGGGTGTCGACACGGCCCTTGAGCACGGCCAGTTCCTTCTCAAACTCGGCCATCAGGCGCTTGAGCTCGTCGGTCACCTCGGTGACGCGATCGAGACAGGCGTTGAGCAGGGCGGCTGCCTCATAGCGGGTCATGGCCTGGCGGCCCTTGAAGGTGCCGTTGGGGTAGCCGGCCACGCAGCCGTAGCGCTCCACCAGGTTGGAGAGAGCCTGGTAGGCCCAGTCGGTGGGGCGCACGTCGGAGAACTGGGACACGCTGGTGACCTGGTTCTGGGCTTCCCAGGCGCGGAAGCGGTCGATGTCCTGCTGCTCCATGTAGGAGCTGATGGCGGCAGAACTGGAGACGGCGCTGGCGTCCTGGGCCGTGGCGGCCAGGGGAGCCAGCAGGCCGGTGCCGGCCAGGGCCAGCAGCAGCTGTTGGAAGGGTTTCATCGGGTCCTCACACCGATAGGAAGAGCGCAAAGCGCCGGCCGGACCGTATCGGCCCGGTGACAACCGCTACCAGTGCCCAGAACACGACACGGATGTGATCCCGAATACGGCGCGACTCGGGTCGGATGGGTTACCCGTTC encodes:
- the pstS gene encoding phosphate ABC transporter substrate-binding protein PstS, which gives rise to MTFPKKALIISGISLAGAGLIAPVLAQATISGAGASFPAPFYQRAFAGIASKVRVNYQSVGSGAGVRQFVAGSVDFGASDEPIKRAEAAKVSRGVIQFPAVGGTIAIAYNKADCPRLQLTQKQAVDIFLGKITTWEQLKCGKGRITVAHRSDGSGTTFAFTNSLSAFSPEWKSRVGEGKAVKWPVGVGGKGNEGVAGVIQNTPGAIGYLNQAFVKGKIRAAALQNKAGKFVMPTEASGAAALNNIKLDGNLAGEDPNPAGANSYPISTLTWILAYQRGNGAKAPAIRTAMNHLLSPAAQNQASGLGYVPLRGQILNQSRAAVAKIGN
- a CDS encoding carbohydrate porin, with translation MKPFQQLLLALAGTGLLAPLAATAQDASAVSSSAAISSYMEQQDIDRFRAWEAQNQVTSVSQFSDVRPTDWAYQALSNLVERYGCVAGYPNGTFKGRQAMTRYEAAALLNACLDRVTEVTDELKRLMAEFEKELAVLKGRVDTLEGKVETLEAQQFSTTTKLRGEVSFILGGSPDFNSPLRNSDGSRPADPNRTTFNYDARLSFDTSFSGKDLLRTRLRAGNFSSLPFGSSSQIFKLDKAEGTDDSVIIDRLFYRFPVSKGFNLTVGALVRNTEMISFVPTAYKSSILDFFQLAGASGTYNKATGAGVGLSWRQQVEKGNPYITFDANYVASSGYDDSTVGAFNSDSGINALAQLGIRGSSWGAAVAYRYGSEGSAIRVPNFSPGKLGDGQNTNSVSIAGYWSPIDAGWAPSISAGYGYNGGDGGFRDSQSWMVGLQWSDVFMEGNNAGVAFGMPPFNSGNDSESWLLEVFYKYQATDNISITPAFFYASDYRNNSGFGTWGGVIQTTFKF